Part of the Papaver somniferum cultivar HN1 unplaced genomic scaffold, ASM357369v1 unplaced-scaffold_18, whole genome shotgun sequence genome is shown below.
CCACTCCACCACCTGGAACACTGACCTTATTCTATCCATCTCTAATCACACCACCACCTTGAAAAGTCTGCCTTTATCTTCAATTCCCACACCAGATAAACTCATTTAGTTCCACACAATATCAGGAACATACCCAGCCAAATCAGCCTACAGCCTGTTTCACCAACCAACCAAACCAGGCCCAAAACCCTTCATGCCCAGAAAATGATGCACCAAGGTCTTCCAACAAGGGATGTTCTTCTGTTCTTCACCAATGGCAAACCTATAACTCTCACCAACTAAGGTCATTTTTGCAATGACTTGCCTGAAACCATCAACCATTTGTTATTTCAATGTTCAAAAAGTGCAACTAATTTGGGATCAAATTATACCTTCTTTACAACAGCAGTTCCCCAGATCACCCACCAATTACCATACCGTGTACTTCCGTTGAAACATACCAATGATCCCCCAATACCATCAAACTGCTTGTTTCAAATGGAGTGTCAGATTCCATATGGGCTTAACAACATCAACCACCACTGGCTCCGGGACTATCTCCGGCTTAACAACATCAACTACCACTGGCTCCAGGACTATCTCCAACAGCACACACCAACAATCCACAGCACCACAGGCACGCAGCTTCAATAGAGTGGACACCTCCACCATCAGGCCAAACTGCAATGGCGGGACACGGGCATTTCTATCGCAGGAGCAATTCTTAGGAATGACACAGGAAAGATACTCTGTGCAAATAGCAGAACCTCTCAGCTTTACATCTGATATCATGGCAGAATCAAAGGCATTGCTTATAGGTCTTCATCAAGTTCGTATTATGAACATCTCATCCATCACCATTGAGCCAGAGTCTGTCCCTTGTCATGTTCTCACCACAGAAGCAGCACCTCCTCGGTACATTCGAGAACTACTGCAACATATACCTCACTGGAGTATTTTTCACATCTATCGAGAAGATAACCAAGCTGCAGATGCGTTGGCTAACTACGGTGCAGACAAAACTCAAGCTCTTGATATGCACCCACCCTTTCAAAATACTTTGTAAACAGGACCAATTAGGACTCAGTTTCCAACGTCTACTTCCTCTTTCATCAAATTTCAGAACTTCACAAAAATATAACAAAATAGAATTTCAATAGAAGGATACGATACGAGTTGCTTAAGACAGGACACAAaagtctagcaaaaaaaaaaaagacaggaCAGGACAGGACAGGACACCAAACATAATTTCATACCTATTATATGTtatatatcaaaaaccaataaaaATGGAACAGAACACAGGAAATGAAAAAAGTGAATTTTATTTTACTGTAAGGAATAACGATCCATTCTCATGTTTTTCTTCTTAGGATTCTCTGTCTCAATTGGTTCCTCTATGTGTCCTTTCCTCGCATAGGTACCAGAGTTAACTGAAACTAAGCTTTCAGAATAACTCGCTTCTGACCTAAATCCCCTTGCTCTACCCATACCTCGTTCAATAGCATTTCCATCTTTTGGGTCATATAAAACTAACTTACCAGACTCCGTTATTAAAATCTGACCATTCTTAGAAGACCACATAAACCTCAAAGAAAAGGAATGATGCATAATGTTCCTAGCAATTATTTCATGGGTGATGATATAACGTTTAATCCAAGATTCTCGAACACCATAATCTTGCAGTACCCATACCTCAACAGGACCATGATCATCATCACTACCATCACCATCATCACTACCATCACCGTAATCATCAGTATCAGTATCAAACACGACGAGTACACATAGATACCCTTCTAACACTGCTTCAGTAATAAACCAATGTCCATTCTCCCTGAGTTTTATTGGCACTTCCATTACTTTGAATCTCTCATCGCTAATATCCAATGAGACTATGAGTCTTCCTTGCTCGGCTAACCAATGAAAATCTCCATTAACAAGTACCCCAGATTTCCGATTAGAATAGAAACAATAAGGGATGGTTATGACGCTTCCCCATGAATCAGATCCTAATGTATAGACTTGGACTACAGAACCAGTGTGAGTAGAATCCAAACCAATTACCAATTTGTAATCATCATTTTTGTGATCACAACCAAAAGCATAGATCCCGATATTTTCAAAAGCAATTTTATTTGTTGGTTCGCGTACCTTCTTGTATTCATGAGTGGCTGGGTCCCAAATACAGAAGAAGAATTTTGTGCAAAAACCATTACCATTACCAAAGAATCTTCTACTGTTATACATAAGGCAAACAAGACCATTACAAGAACCTAATAATTCAACTGCATAACGTGATGATATATAAGGGTACCACATTTCAGAGAGAGTAATTTCATTCTCCTCACACAGAGATGGTCCAAAATCTAATGAATCACAACTTACTGAGTAGATTGCATCGAAAGAACAACCTCCAAGGATGAGATTGTTAGAGATATTTCTATGCGGAGTAAAATTAAGATGCATTCTAACAAAATCACGATCAGAAATTAATGGAAACCATGTCTTACAAACACACTTACATACGAAGGTTGATTTCAGCGGTAATCGTAACAAGATTTGGAGGCAAATCTCTTCTGGAATGCTTGACATCGTTCTTCTCATTCTCAATTGATCTCAAAACTGAACTGATTTTGGATACCACTGATTCAGATAGACACCTAATTTGCAGATGAGTATGACACAGGAAAATAATACTGGGGTTTTACGTTTTAGGATTTTAGAAtagtagaagaagatgaattggtTTGAATAGGACTGAGTAACAGAACCTCAAGGTTTAAATAGGCTAAATCCACTTACTGTTATTTACAGGCCTTTGCATGCTAAGGGGTAAACAAATGCAATAAGGAACTTCAAGGTTTGGAACAAGGAGAACCACCAAATCAAATTTAAACAACACATCCATTGGCTGAATTAAAAAGTACAACCATTAGAATCTTTTTTTTATTAGATAATTTGTTtggaaaattttaaaataaataagtGGAAGATTCAGGTTAGTATTCTAAGTCAAGGTATCCGTTCCTTTAAATTTAATTAaaaatttgttagagcactgctcggtcgaactagcaagtgttcctatctcaagcttgtttgtcaagtttagttgtcaaaattataagtcttgatttctagtctacttatagccatgtctcggattaggataaaatgtgtagttgagctttagacttcacggggcgtttatcgattgaagacgaagaactaccaaagggatcttgtggaacttcatcaacaaaaggtatgtggagacttgaactcatctatcactcagaagtctattctattttatctcctattgagacaaagtcgtatagctatatagactttacattatacacatttgatatttcgagttgagtttaactcgcttatatctttctcgaaatatgcgttagatagctttttgctttaaccacgttcatcattattcttgacgaaagtcaaaatatgatcatgtgaaaattacctggtaatatcttacatgatttgtgtgagacagtcatttgatatagactcagaatgtttcgtattgattattcgatcacttgaaaattgcttataagctaatagtttgtgtgacacGGATAtaatcatcttctaagaatgtttcaatgattgaaatgggagttaagagctaaaacccatgtttgGATACATTACAGTTTGTGTACTAAGTGTGTGAACTGTTTTGTTGGAATTCAGGATCGgaagttaagtttgcatacccgttcgcaaacttattcaactgttaagtcagtgtacttaagtttgcgtacccgttctcaaatttatttaactgttgaagtacgggaaccaagtttgcgtacccgttcgcaaaaggTTTCAATTGAGTTCGGTCTGGAGGTaacgtttgcgtacccgtttgcaaacagtCGACTTGTGACCAATATCCGGAACTTAAGTTAGCGtagccgtttgcaaacttaagtgtttcacagttctaaaatcggttaagtatgattttatactcatgaacaaatacatttgtatattaaggaatgaaatctttgcaaaccgtggctaaaatgttcatgaactgattcttttgaatcaatccgattttgtttcaattgtgtcttgtatacttctatgagagtataagcaattgaaaaactctatgagtaacacaattagattcatttgattatcaattgatctagaagtgttaaaatgaacatggttaatacaaaagtgtttatatggctaacttcgcttaactattattgagacaactcaatatacacgtttaggtacagttacccatatctaaatgaaggtatatttcatttgtgtgtaacaagctaaaaccatctatataagggagaactctagaaattggtaaacctaatccccacacctcccgtgtgatactagttgtgactagagccgattcttctttaacctaggtttttcctaaaaccattataggttaacgtcttaaatacttcattgggattctgaagccatacccaactattttctctgtagttgcgtgttctaatcttacttgttctatcgtattaagtcttctctaagatttgctcgagatttatctccgataggtaagatataaaaagtaatcacaaagctcttcatctcattctttgtgattccacaataacttgttctactaccatatagttaagttattgtgaggtgattgatatttctaggttgttcttcgggaatataagatcggattatcaatcggttcttgttcaccttgatttatcaaaagacggaacaaacttcgtatgtatttctgtgggagacatatttatctatcaagaatagacttttctgtgggatacagatttgtttatcaagtcttcgactttgggtcgtagcaactcttagttgtgggtgagatcagctaagggaatcaagtgcgtagagtcctactgggattcaaagacgcaaggaatgcgactgtaccttaatcagtgtgagattggttaggtctcaactacattcagtCTGGATTTAACTTGTAGTAAGtcagagtctgtagcggcttaatacagtgtggtcttcaaatatggactagatcccggggtttttctgcatttgcggtttcctcgttaacaaaacttctagtgtctgtgttatttcttttccgcattatatttgtttatataatcgaAACATCAtatgtccaacctttggttgttgattgaaattgattgacacttgaaaattgatctttggtaccgttcaagttgtttctcataataatcaggctcacgggtttctatctgtttgatttgctgattacatagacaaacagagatataactcttggatatatttttcttgattaagtctgactgtctagttgattctcttggaatgatactggagtttgtccatatagattgcctaaaTAAAATACTGGATGTTATTAGACCCCTGCTATTTCAGAATTATTGGTCGATCTCATTatcttttgggtataaatataTCTCATTTTATAATTactaaaacaaaattaaaaacaaaatcagaatATTATGAGGACGTTCTTAAAAATGTCCATGAAATCAATATTTCATAGTTAATAGTGCAATTAGTATTTGATGATGAAGTAATTTAGTTGATGTGGTAAGAAAAAATGTGTGAAACAGTGTAAGATCACATTGCACCTGGCTAATATACAAAAAGCCTCACATATCGTCCTAAAAACGAGGTAAATCCTTACGTCGAGTTGAGGTTGTCTGAAGTATCCAATCCAATTTTCATCTGATTTTCAGGTAACTGGTAAAACCTCGAATTACAACTAGAATATAAAGACTACAAATTACTCGTATAATAAATCTAGAaggattttgatgttttggccacgccaattaAAAGACGAGACACCCTCTCACAAATATTAACTAAACTAACAACAACTAGATTATGGTTAATTTGAATGACCcgtaaacctacaaaaataaaagtaacacagGTAGCGCACCGCAGTCATCAGCTTGCAAACTTTAACGTGGGGACAATTTTTCTTGTATTTCTATTTCAAAAAGTCAAACCCCTTCGTTTAACATTATTATTTTCGTTGCAATTTAACTTTTTCTCATGGTTGTTTTAAAATGGGAAAAGCTGGGATTATATTCAGAAATAGGCATGATTTTTACCCTGATTGACAAATCGAAGCCCTTTCCGTTTTTTTGCACTTTGAAAATGCAGGCATATCGTCAACTATTCCATCCATCTTGGTTAAGTCCCGCAGAAGTTTAATTATTCACCGTATACTCGTTGCCATGTTGACCCTCTACGTCATTTTTTAGGGTTCGTCGATCTTGGTTCAGGATCGTTTCACCATTTTCAGGCTTGTTACATCATTTCCCAAATGGGTTTATCATTCCCAAGTGTCTTGGGGGTTTTCGGTTGATAGGAAATCAACCTTCTAAAACATTGTTCAGATTCCTCGAACCCGGTTCAAGATCATTGCACATCTTTCAGATTCATCGAGCCTGGTTCAGGTTCGTTATATCGTTTTAGGATCGTTGAACCATTTATTTACTCTACCCATCAAGAAGATTTAGTTTGTGTAAATAACACTTTTTAATGTGTGGGATAACTGTGACCTTGCACCTAACTGGATGGAATCAAAAGATGGTCAAAACAAGCCTAGATTTGCAAAGTGAAAAATAAAAGGGGCCTAGATTTGAGAAGCGcaaaaaaagagaaacttgttttcGTATAAAGCCTAAAAACATTCTAGCCCACTTCATCCGACTAAACTCTCTATGTATGCACGTGAGTCCAATCATGATTTAGTAAATACTAATATACAGTTAATATACTACCAGATA
Proteins encoded:
- the LOC113337987 gene encoding F-box/kelch-repeat protein At3g06240-like, which translates into the protein MHLNFTPHRNISNNLILGGCSFDAIYSVSCDSLDFGPSLCEENEITLSEMWYPYISSRYAVELLGSCNGLVCLMYNSRRFFGNGNGFCTKFFFCIWDPATHEYKKVREPTNKIAFENIGIYAFGCDHKNDDYKLVIGLDSTHTGSVVQVYTLGSDSWGSVITIPYCFYSNRKSGVLVNGDFHWLAEQGRLIVSLDISDERFKVMEVPIKLRENGHWFITEAVLEGYLCVLVVFDTDTDDYGDGSDDGDGSDDDHGPVEVWVLQDYGVRESWIKRYIITHEIIARNIMHHSFSLRFMWSSKNGQILITESGKLVLYDPKDGNAIERGMGRARGFRSEASYSESLVSVNSGTYARKGHIEEPIETENPKKKNMRMDRYSLQ